A window of Sphingorhabdus lacus contains these coding sequences:
- the msrB gene encoding peptide-methionine (R)-S-oxide reductase MsrB → MKLSKRQFFSLGSIGVAAFMFGCGKDATAKARFAVTLTDAEWKKRLSPAAYRVLRQEDTETPFTSSLNKEKRKGTFVCAGCNQRLFASNTKYDSGTGWPSFWQPLAGGVGTKTDYKIGLPRTEVHCARCGGHLGHVFNDGPKPTGKRYCMNGVAMKFVPG, encoded by the coding sequence ATGAAGCTGAGCAAGCGTCAATTTTTTTCCTTGGGCAGCATAGGCGTCGCCGCGTTCATGTTTGGATGCGGCAAGGACGCAACGGCTAAAGCCCGCTTTGCTGTCACACTGACAGATGCGGAATGGAAAAAGCGGCTTTCCCCCGCCGCCTATCGCGTGCTGCGTCAGGAGGATACGGAAACCCCGTTCACCAGTTCGTTAAACAAGGAAAAGCGCAAGGGGACGTTTGTGTGCGCAGGCTGTAACCAGCGCCTGTTTGCGTCCAACACCAAATATGACAGCGGCACCGGTTGGCCCAGTTTCTGGCAACCGTTGGCCGGCGGCGTCGGCACAAAGACCGATTACAAGATCGGTTTGCCTCGTACCGAGGTGCATTGCGCGCGCTGCGGCGGCCATTTGGGTCATGTCTTCAACGACGGACCGAAGCCCACAGGCAAACGCTATTGCATGAACGGCGTCGCGATGAAGTTCGTCCCCGGCTAA
- a CDS encoding DUF1272 domain-containing protein — protein sequence MLEMRDTCEICATPLPWESEDARICSYECTFCAPCVDGPLAGKCPNCGGVLQPRPTRIRKTA from the coding sequence ATGCTGGAAATGCGCGACACATGTGAAATTTGTGCCACACCGCTGCCATGGGAAAGCGAGGATGCACGGATCTGCAGCTATGAGTGCACATTCTGCGCACCTTGTGTCGACGGACCGCTAGCCGGAAAATGCCCCAACTGCGGCGGAGTTCTGCAACCCCGGCCTACGCGGATTCGGAAGACAGCTTAA
- a CDS encoding ankyrin repeat domain-containing protein, which produces MNKKMILALLAASLFPVASGVVAPPAQAQFSDSYNFLKAVRERKGEEAEKFLSEPGTVIVNTRDSTSGETALHIVITRRDSTWLGYLLQKGANPNLADKKGTTPLMLATQLNYVEGIDLLVKKKVQVDQTNRSGETALILAVQLRNAEAVRALLKAGANPDKKDSRAGYSARDYAKQDGRATAIVAILENNGKTDATKKPAELDFSGIGDPK; this is translated from the coding sequence GTGAACAAGAAAATGATTTTGGCTCTGCTGGCGGCATCACTCTTTCCTGTGGCTTCCGGGGTCGTCGCGCCGCCAGCCCAAGCCCAGTTTTCGGACAGCTATAACTTCCTGAAGGCGGTACGCGAACGCAAGGGTGAAGAGGCGGAGAAATTTCTGTCGGAACCGGGCACCGTCATCGTCAATACACGCGACAGCACCAGCGGTGAAACAGCGTTGCATATTGTGATTACCCGCCGCGATTCGACCTGGCTCGGTTACTTGTTGCAAAAGGGAGCCAATCCCAATCTGGCCGATAAAAAGGGTACAACGCCGCTGATGCTCGCCACGCAGCTTAACTATGTCGAGGGCATCGACTTGCTGGTGAAGAAAAAGGTGCAGGTCGACCAGACCAACCGTTCCGGTGAAACAGCCCTGATTCTGGCGGTGCAACTGCGCAATGCCGAAGCCGTCCGCGCGCTGCTGAAAGCGGGTGCCAATCCCGATAAGAAAGATAGCCGCGCGGGCTACTCTGCCCGCGACTATGCCAAGCAGGATGGCCGCGCCACGGCGATTGTCGCAATCCTGGAAAATAATGGCAAAACGGATGCCACGAAAAAGCCGGCCGAGCTGGACTTTTCGGGGATTGGCGACCCCAAATAA
- a CDS encoding M48 family metallopeptidase has protein sequence MKTILSNSLSDPEVDIEGESVPVRIRRNPRARRISMRADAVKREIRITMPHYTPTTVALDFVSKKREWIAARLQSAPDAAPIGPGGEIAVEGESHRIEWREEWPRTIRCGEGMIRLGGPEASVEARVLRWLKAEARRIYEKEIRHYCEKAAEPVPRLSLGDPRSRWGSCSSRGTISLSWRLIMAPVHVRRSVIAHEVAHMRHMDHSPAFYAWLDALYEGDRKTADRWLKMHGTGLQRVGR, from the coding sequence TTGAAAACCATATTATCGAACAGCCTCTCTGACCCGGAGGTGGATATCGAAGGCGAAAGCGTTCCGGTGCGTATCCGGCGCAACCCGCGTGCCCGCCGGATTTCGATGCGCGCCGATGCGGTGAAGCGCGAAATCCGGATTACAATGCCCCATTATACTCCGACTACCGTCGCGCTCGATTTTGTGTCGAAGAAGCGCGAATGGATTGCCGCGCGGCTGCAAAGCGCGCCGGATGCAGCGCCCATAGGCCCGGGCGGTGAAATCGCGGTAGAGGGCGAAAGCCATCGCATTGAATGGCGCGAGGAGTGGCCGCGCACGATCCGGTGCGGCGAAGGCATGATCCGGCTCGGTGGCCCCGAAGCATCGGTTGAAGCGCGTGTCCTACGCTGGCTGAAGGCGGAGGCGCGGCGGATTTATGAAAAGGAAATCCGGCATTATTGTGAAAAAGCCGCCGAACCGGTGCCGCGGCTGTCGCTGGGCGATCCCCGAAGCCGTTGGGGCAGCTGTTCCAGCCGAGGCACGATATCGCTGAGTTGGCGCCTCATCATGGCGCCGGTTCATGTCCGGCGATCCGTCATCGCGCATGAGGTCGCACATATGCGGCATATGGACCATAGCCCGGCTTTCTACGCTTGGCTGGATGCGTTATATGAAGGTGACCGAAAAACGGCGGACCGTTGGTTGAAAATGCACGGAACCGGTTTGCAAAGGGTCGGACGATAG
- a CDS encoding SCO family protein translates to MNKNPRIALSIAISPLLLVLSACNQEPAQPSLTEAPLAGAAIGGDFTLTDQNGKKRTWKEFDGQYRIVYFGYTNCPDICTPDMQNLMAGLKAFEKTKPELAAKIQPIFITVDPKRDTPDVLKQFVGAFHSRALGLSGTDAEIADAAKKFAIYSSRVEGSSPENYLMSHSQTPYLMGPDGKPIAILPADQPNTDANEGAPKLVEAELEKWVR, encoded by the coding sequence ATGAACAAAAATCCCCGTATCGCGCTATCCATCGCAATTTCGCCCCTTCTGCTTGTCTTGAGCGCCTGTAATCAGGAACCCGCCCAACCTTCGCTAACCGAAGCTCCCTTGGCCGGAGCTGCCATTGGCGGTGACTTTACCCTGACTGATCAGAATGGGAAGAAGCGGACGTGGAAGGAATTCGACGGTCAATATCGTATCGTCTATTTCGGCTACACCAATTGCCCGGATATCTGTACGCCAGACATGCAAAATTTGATGGCAGGCCTGAAAGCCTTTGAAAAAACCAAGCCCGAATTGGCGGCCAAGATTCAACCCATTTTCATTACAGTTGACCCCAAGCGCGATACGCCTGACGTGCTCAAGCAATTTGTCGGCGCTTTCCATTCGCGCGCCCTTGGACTGTCAGGCACTGATGCCGAAATCGCGGACGCCGCCAAGAAATTCGCCATATACTCCAGCCGGGTCGAAGGCTCATCCCCTGAAAATTACCTGATGAGCCACAGCCAGACACCCTATTTGATGGGGCCGGACGGTAAGCCTATCGCGATATTGCCCGCCGATCAGCCGAATACGGATGCCAATGAAGGTGCGCCGAAACTGGTCGAAGCCGAACTCGAAAAGTGGGTTCGCTGA
- a CDS encoding YcgN family cysteine cluster protein — MAETPFWEAPIETLDRAQWEALCDGCGKCCLNKVEDEDTGRIYPTNVACKLLDLSTCRCADYRNRKAIVPECLRLTQRKIDDYVWLPSTCAYVLRAAGQPLPEWHYLVSGSTETIHEAGMSVKGRAISELHAGPLENHIIEQPL; from the coding sequence ATGGCCGAAACACCCTTCTGGGAAGCTCCGATCGAAACGCTTGACCGCGCGCAGTGGGAAGCGCTGTGCGATGGATGCGGCAAATGCTGCCTGAACAAGGTGGAGGATGAAGATACCGGACGTATCTATCCCACCAATGTCGCGTGCAAATTGCTAGACCTGAGCACATGCCGCTGCGCCGATTATCGCAACCGGAAAGCCATTGTACCCGAATGCCTTCGTCTGACCCAGCGCAAGATTGATGACTATGTCTGGCTGCCATCGACATGTGCCTATGTCCTGCGCGCCGCAGGACAGCCGCTGCCCGAATGGCATTATCTCGTCAGCGGAAGTACCGAAACGATTCATGAAGCTGGCATGTCGGTCAAAGGTCGGGCAATATCCGAACTGCATGCTGGACCGCTTGAAAACCATATTATCGAACAGCCTCTCTGA